The Coffea arabica cultivar ET-39 chromosome 1e, Coffea Arabica ET-39 HiFi, whole genome shotgun sequence genome has a window encoding:
- the LOC113715709 gene encoding ATP-dependent kinase YFH7 isoform X3 → MQLSWKWSWGENGDSCFCFLVFVWYKDRYPTILSTFALRLAPDCAEGLLLKKTNFNYFDRGYVSGLPALSRNYSLLFHQTGLQIHKKAHFQVFCGKQRETPVIEAACMEDIYDALAERLVPTAAAASTSNYKHIVGLAGPPGAGKTTLASEVARRINTLWPQKCISFDSQVDPSEAAIILPMDGFHLYRHQLDAMEDPEKAHARRGAPWTFDPGLLLRCLETMRDQGSVYAPSFDHGVGDPVEDDIFVDVRHKVVIVEGNYLLLEEGVWKDISTIFDEKWFVDVDMEIAMERVLKRHISTGKPPHVAKWRITTIDPMPNSL, encoded by the exons ATGCAATTGAGTTGGAAGTGGAGTTGGGGGGAAAATGGAGATAGCTGCTTCTGCTTCTTGGTATTTGTTTGGTACAAGGACCGGTACCCAACAATTCTGTCCACCTTCGCCCTCAG GCTTGCTCCTGATTGTGCAGAGGGACTGCTGTTGAAGAAGACAAACTTTAATTATTTCGATCGAGGTTATGTATCAGGTTTGCCTGCACTTAGCAGAAACTATTCTCTGCTCTTTCATCAAACTGGACTCCAAATTCACAAGAAAGCTCATTTTCAG GTTTTCTGTGGCAAACAGAGGGAGACTCCTGTCATAGAGGCTGC GTGCATGGAGGACATATATGATGCTTTAGCTGAACGTCTTGTTCCCACTGCTGCAGCAGCTTCAACTTCCAACTACAA GCACATAGTTGGTCTGGCTGGTCCCCCAGGTGCTGGGAAAACTACTCTTGCTTCTGAGGTGGCTCGACGTATCAACACGTTATGGCCTCAGAAATGCATTTCCTTTGATTCTCAAGTTGATCCTTCAGAAGCAGCTATCATTCTTCCCATGGACGGTTTCCACCTTTATCGGCACCAGCTTGATGCAATGGAG GATCCAGAGAAAGCCCATGCAAGAAGGGGAG CTCCATGGACTTTTGACCCTGGACTGCTTCTAAGGTGCCTCGAGACTATGAGAGATCAG gGATCAGTTTATGCTCCATCTTTTGACCACGGAGTTGGCGATCCTGTTGAAGATGACATCTTTGTTGATGTTAG GCACAAAGTGGTGATAGTTGAAGGTAATTATTTGCTGCTGGAAGAAGGTGTATGGAAGGATATTTCAACCATATTTGATGAGAAGTG GTTTGTTGATGTAGACATGGAGATAGCAATGGAACGGGTTCTAAAGAGACACATATCAACAG GAAAGCCACCTCATGTTGCTAAATGGCGG ATTACAACGATCGACCCAATGCCGAACTCATTATGA
- the LOC113715709 gene encoding putative uridine kinase C227.14 isoform X1, with protein MQLSWKWSWGENGDSCFCFLVFVWYKDRYPTILSTFALRLAPDCAEGLLLKKTNFNYFDRGYVSGLPALSRNYSLLFHQTGLQIHKKAHFQVFCGKQRETPVIEAACMEDIYDALAERLVPTAAAASTSNYKHIVGLAGPPGAGKTTLASEVARRINTLWPQKCISFDSQVDPSEAAIILPMDGFHLYRHQLDAMEDPEKAHARRGAPWTFDPGLLLRCLETMRDQGSVYAPSFDHGVGDPVEDDIFVDVRHKVVIVEGNYLLLEEGVWKDISTIFDEKWFVDVDMEIAMERVLKRHISTGKPPHVAKWRIDYNDRPNAELIMKSKNNADLIVKSVDLSR; from the exons ATGCAATTGAGTTGGAAGTGGAGTTGGGGGGAAAATGGAGATAGCTGCTTCTGCTTCTTGGTATTTGTTTGGTACAAGGACCGGTACCCAACAATTCTGTCCACCTTCGCCCTCAG GCTTGCTCCTGATTGTGCAGAGGGACTGCTGTTGAAGAAGACAAACTTTAATTATTTCGATCGAGGTTATGTATCAGGTTTGCCTGCACTTAGCAGAAACTATTCTCTGCTCTTTCATCAAACTGGACTCCAAATTCACAAGAAAGCTCATTTTCAG GTTTTCTGTGGCAAACAGAGGGAGACTCCTGTCATAGAGGCTGC GTGCATGGAGGACATATATGATGCTTTAGCTGAACGTCTTGTTCCCACTGCTGCAGCAGCTTCAACTTCCAACTACAA GCACATAGTTGGTCTGGCTGGTCCCCCAGGTGCTGGGAAAACTACTCTTGCTTCTGAGGTGGCTCGACGTATCAACACGTTATGGCCTCAGAAATGCATTTCCTTTGATTCTCAAGTTGATCCTTCAGAAGCAGCTATCATTCTTCCCATGGACGGTTTCCACCTTTATCGGCACCAGCTTGATGCAATGGAG GATCCAGAGAAAGCCCATGCAAGAAGGGGAG CTCCATGGACTTTTGACCCTGGACTGCTTCTAAGGTGCCTCGAGACTATGAGAGATCAG gGATCAGTTTATGCTCCATCTTTTGACCACGGAGTTGGCGATCCTGTTGAAGATGACATCTTTGTTGATGTTAG GCACAAAGTGGTGATAGTTGAAGGTAATTATTTGCTGCTGGAAGAAGGTGTATGGAAGGATATTTCAACCATATTTGATGAGAAGTG GTTTGTTGATGTAGACATGGAGATAGCAATGGAACGGGTTCTAAAGAGACACATATCAACAG GAAAGCCACCTCATGTTGCTAAATGGCGG ATAGATTACAACGATCGACCCAATGCCGAACTCATTATGAAATCAAAGAATAATGCAGATCTGATCGTGAAGTCCGTTGACCTCTCAAGGTGA
- the LOC113715709 gene encoding putative uridine kinase C227.14 isoform X2: MEIAASASWYLFGTRTGTQQFCPPSPSEGLLLKKTNFNYFDRGYVSGLPALSRNYSLLFHQTGLQIHKKAHFQVFCGKQRETPVIEAACMEDIYDALAERLVPTAAAASTSNYKHIVGLAGPPGAGKTTLASEVARRINTLWPQKCISFDSQVDPSEAAIILPMDGFHLYRHQLDAMEDPEKAHARRGAPWTFDPGLLLRCLETMRDQGSVYAPSFDHGVGDPVEDDIFVDVRHKVVIVEGNYLLLEEGVWKDISTIFDEKWFVDVDMEIAMERVLKRHISTGKPPHVAKWRIDYNDRPNAELIMKSKNNADLIVKSVDLSR, from the exons ATGGAGATAGCTGCTTCTGCTTCTTGGTATTTGTTTGGTACAAGGACCGGTACCCAACAATTCTGTCCACCTTCGCCCTCAG AGGGACTGCTGTTGAAGAAGACAAACTTTAATTATTTCGATCGAGGTTATGTATCAGGTTTGCCTGCACTTAGCAGAAACTATTCTCTGCTCTTTCATCAAACTGGACTCCAAATTCACAAGAAAGCTCATTTTCAG GTTTTCTGTGGCAAACAGAGGGAGACTCCTGTCATAGAGGCTGC GTGCATGGAGGACATATATGATGCTTTAGCTGAACGTCTTGTTCCCACTGCTGCAGCAGCTTCAACTTCCAACTACAA GCACATAGTTGGTCTGGCTGGTCCCCCAGGTGCTGGGAAAACTACTCTTGCTTCTGAGGTGGCTCGACGTATCAACACGTTATGGCCTCAGAAATGCATTTCCTTTGATTCTCAAGTTGATCCTTCAGAAGCAGCTATCATTCTTCCCATGGACGGTTTCCACCTTTATCGGCACCAGCTTGATGCAATGGAG GATCCAGAGAAAGCCCATGCAAGAAGGGGAG CTCCATGGACTTTTGACCCTGGACTGCTTCTAAGGTGCCTCGAGACTATGAGAGATCAG gGATCAGTTTATGCTCCATCTTTTGACCACGGAGTTGGCGATCCTGTTGAAGATGACATCTTTGTTGATGTTAG GCACAAAGTGGTGATAGTTGAAGGTAATTATTTGCTGCTGGAAGAAGGTGTATGGAAGGATATTTCAACCATATTTGATGAGAAGTG GTTTGTTGATGTAGACATGGAGATAGCAATGGAACGGGTTCTAAAGAGACACATATCAACAG GAAAGCCACCTCATGTTGCTAAATGGCGG ATAGATTACAACGATCGACCCAATGCCGAACTCATTATGAAATCAAAGAATAATGCAGATCTGATCGTGAAGTCCGTTGACCTCTCAAGGTGA
- the LOC140013862 gene encoding auxin-induced protein 22D-like: MEMGKAANYENELATELRLGLLGTDHHEPEKQSFPSSLVIKSNKRSSSEMDYNSSDKCDQDSAPPPKAQVVGWPPVRCYRRNALQQQKKTESDVSGMYVKVSMDGAPYLRKIDLRVYKNYPELLKALEVMFKCTIGVYSEREGYNGSDYAPTYEDKDGDWMLVGDVPWNMFVSSCRRLRIMKESEAKGLGCL, translated from the exons ATGGAGATGGGAAAGGCAGCGAATTACGAGAACGAACTGGCAACCGAGTTGAGATTAGGTCTGCTGGGGACAGACCATCATGAACCGGAGAAGCAATCTTTCCCTTCCAGCCTCGTCATCAAGAGCAACAAGAGATCTTCATCAGAAATGGATTATAATTCCTCTGACAAGTGTGACCAAGATTCTGCTCCGCCTCCCAA GGCACAAGTAGTTGGGTGGCCACCGGTTCGATGTTACAGGAGAAATGCTCTCCAGCAGCAAAAGAAAACCGAGAGTGATGTTTCGGGGATGTACGTGAAAGTGAGCATGGACGGAGCTCCATACCTCAGGAAAATCGACCTTAGGGTTTACAAAAACTATCCCGAGCTGCTCAAGGCTCTAGAGGTCATGTTCAAGTGCACCATCG GTGTGTATTCAGAAAGGGAAGGATACAACGGATCTGACTATGCACCCACTTATGAAGACAAGGATGGAGACTGGATGCTAGTTGGAGATGTTCCATGGAATATGTTCGTCTCCTCTTGCAGAAGGCTGAGAATCATGAAAGAATCCGAAGCCAAAGGCCTTGGGTGTTTGTAG